A single window of Pontibacillus chungwhensis DNA harbors:
- a CDS encoding LysR family transcriptional regulator has translation MDSRHLRYFAEVARLKSFTKASHSLKLSQPALSKMIRNLEEELDVTLIDRSKKQITLTDSGELVYQQAQRVLGVMDDLTSSLYDMVHLKKGTVEFGLPPLIGTLFFPELIAQFRNQFPGISIKITEYGAKRIEKSLEEGHVDVAVAVAPIDETIFKAYPFNEETMEVVLPTDHRLASKDTVELSELAEEKFILFQEDFAMHDIIQDYCQSVGFSPQIELESSQWDFIVEMVKAHIGIAIMPKSICEKIIATEVKSIPVVNPSVPWTLALIVKQDRYLPYAAREFIQFVRASKS, from the coding sequence ATGGATAGTCGTCATTTACGATATTTCGCAGAGGTTGCTCGCTTAAAGAGTTTTACAAAGGCTTCCCATTCTCTAAAGCTTTCCCAACCTGCATTAAGTAAAATGATCCGTAACCTTGAGGAAGAACTTGATGTTACGCTCATTGATCGTTCTAAAAAACAAATTACATTAACAGATTCAGGAGAACTTGTTTATCAACAAGCTCAGCGTGTACTTGGGGTTATGGATGATTTGACGAGTTCCCTATACGATATGGTGCACTTAAAGAAAGGAACAGTAGAGTTTGGCTTACCGCCTTTAATAGGTACACTGTTCTTCCCAGAGCTAATCGCCCAATTTAGAAATCAGTTTCCTGGTATCTCGATTAAGATTACAGAATATGGAGCAAAGAGAATTGAAAAAAGCCTTGAAGAAGGTCACGTTGATGTGGCTGTAGCGGTTGCACCGATCGATGAAACGATCTTTAAAGCTTATCCATTTAATGAAGAAACAATGGAAGTTGTCCTGCCTACAGATCACCGCTTAGCTAGCAAAGATACGGTTGAACTTTCAGAACTAGCCGAGGAGAAATTCATTTTATTCCAAGAAGACTTCGCGATGCATGACATCATTCAAGACTATTGTCAGTCTGTTGGATTCTCTCCACAGATTGAGCTTGAAAGTTCACAGTGGGATTTTATTGTAGAGATGGTAAAAGCTCATATCGGTATCGCCATCATGCCAAAGTCCATCTGCGAGAAAATTATCGCCACAGAGGTCAAAAGCATCCCAGTAGTCAACCCAAGTGTTCCTTGGACATTGGCTTTAATCGTTAAACAAGACCGATATTTACCCTATGCAGCCAGGGAATTTATCCAATTTGTACGTGCATCTAAATCATAA